ATTAAAAATAGTCAAATATATAATACACACAGGAGCATCACGCGCATGGAAAGTGCTGATGCCATAAAATTTTCGATTACACATGTCATGCCCTGAGGTTGAGAGGCGGCTCTGTTAAGCCACGCCTACACTACGCCGAAAATAATTGTATGAAGTATACTCTGCAGTGACTTTATAGTTTAGTTGTCACTTACAGAAGGCTTTATCGTCAACCACGGTACAGATTAGGTCTGTAAGAAGATGTCTAGTGTTGAGACTACAGCTGAACGTATCTGCTACATTACGCGCGTGCAGAGTTTTTGTGCTTGCCATCGATTACACAGGTAGTATAACGTTAAATACATTAACGCTGTTTCTGCGTTTCAAAGCAGTGACTCATTAAAACTAACAATCCATGTTTGCTTTAACCCCACAACTACTCTTCTGACGTTTTTATGTGATGGTGTGAACATCGTTTTACGTGCTTTGACATTTCAGTAGCTTACTTTTAACAGCTCTCCACACATTTGTTTAACGCAGTGTTATCTTTGTAGCTTTATAGTTTGTGTAAACGTTTGAGGCGAGCTGAATTGTGCAATATATTTGGGTAATCCCACGCACATGATTTTAACAACCTGTATCCATGTACGCTTCAGGAAGACAGACTCGCGTTGCGTAGATGGAAAGGAATTATGGGAATTGTAGTTTTTAAGGCAAACGTTTACCCCAGATCTTTAAAAGCAagcaaactttatttataaagcactttacaACCACCGaagttgaccaaagtgctgtacagaaaaataaatacataaaaacgtATACAAACATGGGATATAAATACATCACATACActaaaacaatcaaaatgtcAATATCAGGTTTTAAAAGCCAAGAAGAAAGTTATTCAAAAGTGATTTGAATGAAGAAAGCGAAGAAGCCTGTCTAATAGACTGGCAAATCGTTCCACAATTTAGGAGCTGCCACAGCAAAGGCACAGTCCCTTTTCAGCTTACGTTTTGTTTTATGCACGCTCAGTAACATTTTATCAGCTGACCTGGGAGAACGGGTGGGCATATGAGGGTGTAGCAGCTCAGAAATGTAGAGTGGGGCAAGACCATTTAGtgctataaaaacaaataaaataatggtAAAATTGATCCTAAAGTGTACAGGCAGCCAATGAAGTGAGGAAAAAATGGGAGAGATGTGCTCGTATTTCCGAGTTCCAGTTATAAGATGCTCTGCCGCATTTTGCACCATCTGCAGACATGAACATAACTAAGAACATAAGTGTAcagtttatttgtaataattatcacttttatttgtttgtgtgtttgttcatttaGCAAATCATTAAGTGacgaagaaaacaaaaaaacatttggaaaatgcaACAACCCCAATGGCCATGGACATAACTATACAGGTGAGTTATATGTGCATTTAGTACTATGATTACCCTGtaatattacacatttttaacCTAAAAAATTTCAACCatgcaaaaaagtaatttaaaagTATATGTTTTCCAGTTGAAGTGACTGTTAAGGGAAAGGTATGTTGCAATCATGTCTACATGCACGGTTAACATTCATGTCTGTCTGTACAGtatacacccacacacacacacgcatatacagtatatatcatgTTGTTTGTTCTTATAGATCGACAAAAACACTGGAATGGTAATGAACCTTACTGATCTAAAGCAAATTATTGAGGTAAGATACTATATGCTACTTATAATACTTAATTCTGTACAATAtttatactaaataaaaaaaatcttcacaATCTTGCTTACACATATAACAACTGAAACCCAGTTGATCAACTTTCTGCCACCTACAAAGCAATAATCTGACGCAATGTTATAACTCTATAGCAGATTTAAGTCCAGTTAACTTTGTTTTACAAATggcaaatatgttttttgggCAAGTTTTTCCTTTCAAGTCAAGTTATCCACAAAAGTAGGAATGTTAataagttttaaaaaatgttttattttaaaaagtttaaatatgtttaaaggaGACCATCATGAAACCGCTTGACCATAAAAATCTGGACCTGGATGTACCATATTTCGCTAATGTTGTCAGGTATTTGTCAACAAATCATTTCCACCGTATCTGTCTGAAAAgaattttgaaatgtttatttaaaaccttttatgacatattcatatttatttattctatacAGTACCACAGAAAACCTGGCTGTCTATATTTGGGACTGCATGGCAAAGCATCTCCCTCCAAACACGCTGTATGAAAtcaaaatgcatgaaacagacaaaaataaagtcatATACAGAGGTTAATAGAATGATACTATCGCTTGTCTGCAGGCTGTAGATCAAGTAGATGGCAGTAAATCTCAGTATCTTTTAAAAGGTTTATTCACAGAATGTGACACCTGCTGTGGTCTGTTTACCACATGGCTGACAATATGGGATTAATGTAAATCACTGAGAATTTGGCTCAGTTTTTGACCATGTGGAATTGATCCTATTAAACACAGAGATTACGCATGGACATCTTTATCCAAATTGATTAACAGCTCTTTGTCTTCACCCTGTCTTTTGTATATTGTCTCTGGAAGTTGGAGGCCTGTTTGAACAGAAGCAGCCCTTTTTGTAATAGCAAAATCATTGTTGTcttactaataaataaataatgtgtttaagTGGTTTTATTT
This sequence is a window from Triplophysa rosa unplaced genomic scaffold, Trosa_1v2 scaffold422, whole genome shotgun sequence. Protein-coding genes within it:
- the pts gene encoding 6-pyruvoyl tetrahydrobiopterin synthase, which gives rise to MSSVETTAERICYITRVQSFCACHRLHSKSLSDEENKKTFGKCNNPNGHGHNYTVEVTVKGKIDKNTGMVMNLTDLKQIIEETIMKPLDHKNLDLDVPYFANVVSTTENLAVYIWDCMAKHLPPNTLYEIKMHETDKNKVIYRG